A window of Aeromicrobium sp. A1-2 contains these coding sequences:
- a CDS encoding NADH-quinone oxidoreductase subunit G, producing MTLEATPDTQAPVELVTLTIDDVEVSVPKGTLVIRAAELIGTEIPRFCDHPLLDPVGACRQCLVDITDAGNGGGFPKPQASCTIEVAAGMVVKTQVTSPIAEKAQRGNMEFLLINHPLDCPVCDKGGECPLQNQAMTHGQGETRFTETKRTFPKPIKVSEQVLLDRERCVLCARCTRFSEQIAGDPFIALLERGSDQQVGIYEEEPFSSYFSGNTIQICPVGALTSADYRFRSRPFDLVSTPSIAEHDASGSAIRVDHRRGKVMRRLAGNDPEVNEEWITDKDRFAFTYATVGDRITTPLVRDAVSGELEPASWPAALAAAAQGLAAAEGKVGVLPGGRLTAEDAFAYSKFARTVLRTNDIDFRARAHSDEEAQFLASRVVATSLDVTYADLEHASTVVLVGFEPEDEAGSIFLRLRRASLAGRRIVSIASHTTRGLTKMSGELVPTLPGGEPAALESIDVDADAIFLVGERLASVKGGFSALVAAAERTGARIAWIPRRAGDRGSVEAGCLPELLPGGRPLGNVEARTDLAAAWGVRTIPARRGRNTTAIFQDARLGTVRALLIGGVEIDDLPDPAAARAGLDKVGFVVSLEVRRSDVTAVADVVLPIAPVVEKPGMFVNWEGRVRTFGAVLNEPGSLTDIRVLAGIAEEMGTPLGFRTVAQARQAMTELGPWDGERAAAPTVAAGKPAAAKRTVVLDTWRLLVDDGRGQDGQLEFKATARPAVLRANAATLKAFDVEPGGAATLSTEVGSASFPTEVADLPDGVVWAPANSGVSLRAALGAGFGDRVTLSPSAEPGNVGGAR from the coding sequence ATGACCCTCGAGGCCACTCCCGACACGCAGGCACCCGTCGAGCTCGTCACGCTGACGATCGACGACGTCGAGGTCAGCGTCCCCAAGGGCACGCTGGTGATTCGCGCCGCCGAGCTGATCGGCACCGAGATCCCGCGGTTCTGCGACCACCCGCTCCTCGACCCGGTCGGCGCCTGCCGCCAATGCCTCGTCGACATCACTGATGCCGGCAACGGCGGGGGATTCCCCAAGCCGCAGGCCTCGTGCACGATTGAGGTCGCCGCGGGCATGGTCGTCAAGACCCAGGTCACGTCGCCGATCGCCGAGAAGGCGCAGCGCGGCAACATGGAATTCCTGCTGATCAACCATCCGCTGGACTGCCCGGTCTGCGACAAGGGTGGCGAGTGCCCGCTGCAGAACCAGGCCATGACCCACGGTCAGGGCGAGACCCGGTTCACCGAGACCAAGCGGACCTTCCCCAAGCCCATCAAGGTCTCCGAGCAGGTGCTGCTCGACCGCGAGCGCTGCGTGCTGTGCGCCCGGTGCACGCGATTCTCCGAGCAGATCGCCGGTGACCCGTTCATCGCCCTGCTCGAGCGCGGCTCCGACCAGCAGGTCGGCATCTACGAGGAGGAGCCGTTCAGCTCCTACTTCTCCGGCAACACGATCCAGATCTGCCCGGTCGGCGCGCTGACCAGCGCGGACTACCGGTTCCGCTCGCGTCCGTTCGACCTGGTCTCGACCCCGTCGATCGCCGAGCACGACGCGAGCGGCTCAGCGATCCGGGTCGACCACCGCCGCGGCAAGGTCATGCGCCGGCTCGCCGGCAACGATCCCGAGGTCAACGAGGAGTGGATCACCGACAAGGACCGGTTCGCCTTCACCTACGCCACGGTCGGCGACCGCATCACGACCCCGCTGGTCCGCGACGCCGTCTCCGGGGAGCTCGAGCCGGCCTCCTGGCCGGCCGCCCTCGCCGCCGCGGCGCAGGGCCTGGCTGCCGCCGAGGGCAAGGTCGGTGTGCTGCCCGGTGGACGTCTGACCGCCGAGGACGCGTTCGCGTACAGCAAGTTCGCCCGCACCGTCCTGCGCACCAACGACATCGACTTCCGTGCGCGCGCGCACTCCGACGAGGAGGCGCAGTTCCTGGCCTCACGCGTCGTCGCGACGTCGCTCGACGTGACCTACGCGGACCTGGAGCACGCATCGACCGTCGTCCTGGTCGGCTTCGAGCCCGAGGACGAGGCCGGCAGCATCTTCCTGCGCCTGCGCAGGGCCTCGCTGGCCGGTCGTCGGATCGTATCCATCGCGAGCCACACGACGCGTGGTCTGACCAAGATGTCCGGCGAGCTCGTGCCGACCCTGCCCGGTGGCGAGCCCGCCGCCCTCGAGTCGATCGACGTCGACGCCGACGCGATCTTCCTGGTTGGCGAGCGTCTCGCCTCCGTCAAGGGTGGCTTCAGCGCACTCGTTGCCGCAGCCGAACGGACCGGCGCCCGCATTGCGTGGATCCCGCGCCGTGCCGGAGATCGCGGCTCGGTCGAGGCTGGCTGCCTGCCCGAGCTGTTGCCCGGCGGTCGTCCGCTCGGCAACGTCGAGGCCCGCACGGACCTCGCTGCGGCGTGGGGCGTGCGCACGATCCCGGCCCGACGAGGACGCAACACCACCGCGATCTTCCAGGATGCGCGTCTCGGCACGGTTCGTGCACTGCTGATCGGTGGTGTCGAGATCGACGACCTTCCTGATCCGGCCGCGGCCCGTGCGGGACTCGACAAGGTCGGCTTCGTGGTCAGCCTGGAGGTCCGCCGCAGCGACGTCACGGCGGTCGCCGACGTCGTGCTGCCGATCGCCCCGGTCGTCGAGAAGCCCGGCATGTTCGTCAACTGGGAGGGCCGGGTCAGGACCTTCGGCGCCGTGCTCAACGAGCCCGGCTCGCTGACCGACATCCGTGTCCTCGCTGGCATCGCTGAGGAGATGGGCACGCCGCTCGGTTTCCGCACGGTCGCCCAGGCCCGTCAAGCGATGACCGAGCTCGGTCCGTGGGACGGTGAGCGGGCTGCTGCGCCGACCGTCGCCGCCGGCAAGCCTGCCGCGGCCAAGCGGACCGTGGTGCTGGACACCTGGCGTCTGCTCGTCGACGACGGGCGAGGCCAGGACGGCCAGCTCGAGTTCAAGGCAACCGCGCGCCCTGCCGTGCTGCGGGCCAACGCCGCGACGCTCAAGGCCTTCGACGTCGAACCCGGCGGCGCCGCGACGTTGTCGACCGAGGTGGGCAGTGCGAGCTTCCCGACCGAGGTCGCCGACCTGCCCGATGGTGTCGTGTGGGCCCCGGCCAACTCCGGGGTGAGCCTGCGGGCTGCCCTGGGTGCCGGCTTCGGTGACCGCGTCACGCTGAGTCCGTCCGCAGAGCCGGGCAACGTCGGAGGAGCACGATGA
- the nuoH gene encoding NADH-quinone oxidoreductase subunit NuoH — MSDIFGNEPFWVILLKSVLIFVVLVVYTLFNIWFERRVVAKMQHRIGPNRNGPFGLLQSLADGVKLALKEDIVVKAADKFVYILAPILATIPAFLAWAVIPFGPQVTIPFTDQKTVLQLTDLPVAVLYILAVTSIGIYGIVLAGWASGSIYALLGGLRSSAQMISYEVAMGLSFVSVFMYAGSMSTSEIVSAQTDMWYFLPLFPSFVIYVIAMVGETNRAPFDLPEAEGELVGGFHTEYSSLKFALFFLAEYVNMVTVSALATTLFLGGWRAPFGIAQVWEGANTGYWPLLWFFGKTLAFIFMFVWLRGTLPRLRYDQFMNFGWKVLIPVSLAWIVAVAFIRKLKSEDMLGQQTLLWVAIVAGVLVLLTFLIPEKKEPEPDPGAVSEPDEEFDAFAGGYPVPPITEPPTRSAR; from the coding sequence ATGAGCGACATCTTCGGCAACGAACCGTTCTGGGTGATCTTGCTCAAGTCGGTCCTGATCTTCGTGGTGCTGGTCGTCTACACGCTGTTCAACATCTGGTTCGAGCGGCGCGTCGTCGCCAAGATGCAGCACCGCATCGGACCCAACCGCAACGGGCCGTTCGGCCTCCTGCAGAGCCTCGCCGATGGCGTCAAGCTCGCGCTCAAGGAGGACATCGTCGTCAAGGCGGCGGACAAGTTCGTCTACATCCTCGCGCCGATCCTTGCGACGATCCCGGCCTTCCTGGCGTGGGCGGTCATCCCGTTCGGCCCCCAGGTCACGATCCCCTTCACCGACCAGAAGACCGTCCTCCAGCTCACGGACCTGCCGGTCGCAGTGCTCTACATCCTTGCGGTGACCTCGATCGGCATCTACGGCATCGTGCTCGCCGGCTGGGCCTCGGGCTCGATCTACGCCCTGCTGGGTGGCCTGCGCTCAAGCGCGCAGATGATCTCGTACGAAGTTGCGATGGGTCTGTCGTTCGTCTCGGTGTTCATGTACGCCGGCTCGATGTCGACCTCGGAGATCGTGTCTGCGCAGACCGACATGTGGTACTTCCTGCCGCTGTTCCCGTCGTTTGTGATCTACGTCATCGCGATGGTCGGCGAGACCAACCGCGCGCCCTTCGACCTCCCCGAGGCCGAGGGCGAGCTGGTCGGTGGATTCCACACCGAGTACTCATCTCTGAAGTTCGCACTGTTCTTCCTCGCCGAGTACGTCAACATGGTGACGGTCTCCGCGCTCGCGACGACGCTGTTCCTCGGCGGCTGGCGAGCACCGTTCGGCATCGCCCAGGTCTGGGAAGGCGCCAACACCGGCTACTGGCCGCTGTTGTGGTTCTTCGGCAAGACCTTGGCCTTCATCTTCATGTTCGTGTGGCTGCGTGGCACGCTCCCGCGTCTGCGCTACGACCAGTTCATGAACTTCGGCTGGAAGGTCCTGATCCCCGTCTCGCTGGCGTGGATCGTGGCGGTCGCCTTCATCCGCAAGCTCAAGAGCGAGGACATGCTGGGCCAGCAGACCCTGTTGTGGGTCGCGATCGTGGCCGGTGTGCTGGTCCTGCTGACCTTCTTGATCCCGGAGAAGAAGGAGCCCGAGCCGGACCCCGGTGCGGTCTCCGAGCCCGACGAAGAGTTCGATGCCTTCGCGGGGGGCTATCCCGTCCCGCCCATCACCGAGCCACCCACCAGGAGCGCCCGATGA
- the nuoI gene encoding NADH-quinone oxidoreductase subunit NuoI: protein MSNPIRETLWDPIAGFGVTFRTMFRKPVTEQYPEVKVPTAPRFHGRHQLNRWPDGLEKCIGCELCAWACPADAIYVEGASNTEGDRHSPGERYGSVYQINYLRCILCGLCIEACPTRALTMTNEYELADNNREDLIYEKNDLLAPLLPGMVEPPHEMMISDDHQDYYRGKSLPIFPVESTGVAPTGSTDVEPGVDR from the coding sequence ATGAGCAATCCCATCCGCGAGACGCTCTGGGACCCGATCGCTGGTTTCGGCGTGACGTTCCGGACCATGTTCCGCAAGCCCGTCACCGAGCAGTACCCCGAGGTGAAGGTCCCGACCGCACCCCGGTTCCACGGCCGGCACCAGCTCAACCGGTGGCCCGACGGGCTGGAGAAGTGCATCGGCTGTGAGCTGTGCGCGTGGGCCTGTCCCGCGGACGCGATCTACGTCGAGGGTGCCTCCAACACCGAGGGCGATCGGCACAGCCCGGGTGAGCGCTACGGCAGCGTCTACCAGATCAACTACCTGCGCTGCATCCTGTGCGGACTGTGCATCGAGGCGTGCCCGACCCGGGCGCTGACGATGACCAACGAGTACGAGCTGGCCGACAACAACCGCGAAGACCTGATCTACGAGAAGAACGACCTGCTGGCACCGCTGCTGCCGGGCATGGTCGAGCCGCCGCACGAGATGATGATCAGCGACGACCACCAGGACTACTACCGGGGCAAATCGCTGCCGATCTTCCCGGTCGAGTCGACGGGCGTCGCTCCGACGGGCTCAACGGACGTCGAGCCGGGGGTGGACCGATGA
- a CDS encoding NADH-quinone oxidoreductase subunit J produces the protein MTTFWLLAPIMVIAALGLIFSRKAVHAALSLAVVMISLAVLYAALDAPFLFAVQIIVYTGAIMMLFLFVLMLVGVDASESLKETIAGQRLAAAVIGLIFGVTIVLAVGQTVSGAVTGLQAANGNGNPYGLSELLFGKYVLAFEFTSALLITAALGAMVLAHKERLTPRHSQADIAARRMREYAESGRHPGPLPTPGVFARHNAVDTPALLPDGTPLASSISSSLVARGQVRGGFDEDVDKVVNQLEDEEESFGGEK, from the coding sequence ATGACGACATTCTGGTTGCTGGCCCCGATCATGGTGATCGCGGCGCTGGGGTTGATCTTCTCCCGCAAGGCCGTCCACGCCGCGCTCAGTCTTGCGGTCGTGATGATCAGCCTCGCGGTGCTCTACGCGGCACTGGACGCGCCCTTCCTCTTCGCGGTGCAGATCATCGTCTACACCGGCGCGATCATGATGCTGTTCCTGTTCGTGCTGATGCTGGTCGGCGTCGACGCCTCGGAGTCGCTCAAGGAGACGATCGCCGGACAGCGTCTGGCCGCGGCAGTGATCGGACTGATCTTCGGTGTCACGATCGTGCTCGCGGTCGGCCAGACCGTCTCCGGCGCCGTGACAGGCCTGCAGGCCGCCAACGGCAACGGCAACCCGTACGGCCTCAGTGAGCTGCTGTTCGGCAAGTACGTCCTGGCTTTCGAGTTCACCAGCGCTCTGCTGATCACCGCCGCCCTCGGCGCAATGGTGCTGGCCCACAAGGAACGCCTGACGCCGCGACACTCGCAGGCTGACATCGCCGCACGCCGGATGCGCGAGTACGCCGAGTCCGGCCGCCACCCCGGCCCGTTGCCGACGCCGGGCGTGTTCGCCCGGCACAACGCGGTCGACACCCCAGCTCTGCTGCCGGACGGCACGCCGTTGGCGTCCTCGATCTCCTCGAGCCTGGTGGCCCGTGGACAGGTTCGAGGCGGCTTCGACGAGGACGTAGACAAGGTCGTCAACCAGCTCGAGGACGAAGAAGAGTCGTTCGGAGGAGAAAAGTGA
- the nuoK gene encoding NADH-quinone oxidoreductase subunit NuoK has protein sequence MNEYITLSLILFTIGAVGVLVRRNAIVVFMCIELMLNATNLAFVSFSRQHGNLDGQVAAFFVMVVAAAEVVVGLSIIVSIYRTRRSTSVDEASLLKS, from the coding sequence GTGAACGAGTACATCACTCTCTCGCTGATCCTCTTCACGATCGGTGCGGTAGGCGTCCTGGTGCGCCGCAACGCGATCGTCGTCTTCATGTGCATCGAGCTGATGCTCAACGCGACGAACCTCGCGTTCGTCAGCTTCTCCCGGCAGCACGGCAACCTTGACGGGCAGGTGGCCGCCTTCTTCGTGATGGTGGTCGCGGCTGCCGAGGTCGTCGTCGGTCTGTCCATCATCGTGTCCATCTATCGCACGCGTCGTTCGACCTCGGTCGACGAGGCGAGCCTGCTGAAGTCCTAA
- the nuoL gene encoding NADH-quinone oxidoreductase subunit L, giving the protein MFDLQWLLIAIPLASGAGLLVWGKEADRFGHLIGTAASALSFLFGAVLFISLLGKGVDDRSQSTRLFTWIDAGSFHVDMGFTFDQLSGLFVLLITGVGTLIHVYSIGYMEHDERRRRFFAFLNIFIAAMLTLVLASDYLVLFLGWEGVGLASYLLIGFWQHKDSAAAAAKKAFVVNRVGDLGMALAIMLMFAQFGTSSIDAVNGAITNASGSVATALGLLLLLGACGKSAQVPLQSWLLDAMEGPTPVSALIHAATMVTAGVYLVVRSGAIFDASDTARTAVIVVGLVTLLVGAWIGCAKDDIKKALAGSTMSQIGYMMLAAGLGPAGYAFAIFHLITHGFFKANMFLGAGSVMHGMNDDVDMRHYGALRKAMPVTFATFGLGYLAIIGFPGFSGFWSKDKIIETAFGENVWVGLGALLGAGVTAFYMTRLMMMTFFGDKRWKEDVHPHESPKVMTYPLIALGALSLLGGLLLVSDWIVEWLEPLTGHAEHHELAIPEIALTGIITLVAATGVALGYLLYGTREIAPETPADGDVSVFARAGRHELYGNQLNDAVVVRPTRHLTRFLVWFDGKGIDGFVTGLADRLGDTSQFLRKPQTGYVRSYALTMFGGVALLVLALLAVTLA; this is encoded by the coding sequence ATGTTCGATCTCCAGTGGCTGCTCATCGCCATCCCGCTGGCCAGCGGCGCCGGACTTCTCGTCTGGGGCAAGGAAGCCGACCGCTTCGGTCACCTGATCGGCACGGCAGCCTCGGCGCTGTCGTTCCTGTTCGGCGCGGTGCTGTTCATCTCGCTGCTCGGCAAGGGCGTTGACGACAGGTCGCAGTCGACCCGGCTGTTCACCTGGATCGACGCGGGCTCGTTCCACGTCGACATGGGTTTCACCTTCGACCAGCTGTCGGGCTTGTTCGTCCTGCTGATCACGGGCGTCGGCACCCTGATCCACGTCTACTCGATCGGCTACATGGAGCACGACGAGCGCCGTCGGCGTTTCTTCGCGTTCCTCAACATCTTCATCGCCGCGATGCTGACCCTGGTCCTCGCCTCGGACTACCTCGTGCTGTTCCTCGGGTGGGAGGGCGTCGGACTTGCGTCGTACCTGCTGATCGGGTTCTGGCAGCACAAGGACTCCGCTGCTGCGGCCGCCAAGAAGGCCTTCGTCGTCAACCGGGTCGGTGACCTCGGCATGGCGCTGGCCATCATGCTGATGTTCGCCCAGTTCGGCACTTCCTCGATCGACGCCGTCAACGGCGCGATCACCAACGCCTCCGGCTCGGTCGCCACCGCGCTGGGCCTGCTCCTGCTGCTCGGCGCGTGCGGCAAGTCCGCCCAGGTCCCGCTGCAGAGCTGGCTGCTCGACGCGATGGAGGGCCCGACCCCGGTCTCGGCCCTGATCCACGCGGCGACGATGGTCACCGCAGGTGTCTACCTCGTGGTCCGCTCCGGCGCGATCTTCGATGCCTCGGACACTGCTCGGACCGCTGTCATCGTGGTCGGCCTCGTGACGCTGCTGGTCGGCGCCTGGATCGGCTGCGCCAAGGACGACATCAAGAAGGCCCTCGCCGGATCCACGATGAGTCAGATCGGCTACATGATGCTGGCGGCGGGCCTCGGCCCGGCCGGCTACGCGTTCGCGATCTTCCACCTCATCACGCACGGCTTCTTCAAGGCCAACATGTTCCTCGGTGCCGGCTCGGTCATGCACGGCATGAACGACGATGTCGACATGCGGCACTACGGCGCACTGCGAAAGGCCATGCCGGTCACGTTCGCGACCTTTGGGCTCGGCTACCTCGCGATCATCGGATTCCCGGGGTTCTCGGGCTTCTGGTCCAAGGACAAGATCATCGAGACAGCCTTCGGGGAGAACGTCTGGGTCGGCCTGGGTGCGCTGCTCGGTGCGGGTGTCACGGCGTTCTACATGACGCGACTCATGATGATGACCTTCTTCGGCGACAAGCGCTGGAAGGAAGACGTCCACCCGCACGAGTCGCCCAAGGTCATGACGTACCCCCTGATCGCGCTGGGTGCACTGTCCCTGCTCGGTGGTCTGCTGCTCGTCAGCGACTGGATCGTCGAGTGGCTCGAACCGCTGACGGGTCATGCCGAGCACCACGAGCTGGCTATCCCCGAGATCGCCCTGACCGGCATCATCACCCTCGTCGCCGCGACGGGTGTGGCGTTGGGCTACCTGCTCTACGGCACCCGCGAGATCGCACCGGAGACACCTGCCGACGGCGATGTCTCGGTGTTCGCCCGTGCCGGCCGGCACGAGCTGTACGGCAACCAGCTCAACGATGCCGTGGTCGTTCGACCGACCCGTCACCTCACCAGGTTCCTGGTGTGGTTCGACGGCAAGGGCATCGACGGCTTCGTGACCGGTCTGGCCGACCGGCTCGGTGACACCTCGCAGTTCCTGCGCAAGCCGCAGACCGGCTATGTCCGTTCCTACGCACTCACGATGTTCGGCGGCGTCGCCCTCCTCGTGCTTGCCCTCCTGGCGGTGACCCTCGCATGA
- a CDS encoding NADH-quinone oxidoreductase subunit M, with amino-acid sequence MILSILAATPIAGALILALLPREAAPHHRAKFVALGVSLITLAISLVVMARFDQGAGGYQLTEQHTWIKVFGAYYSLGVNGIGITLILLTTILTPIVILAAFGDRLPDPKSTNAYFAWMLAVEGLAIGAFAATDAFLFYVLFEATLIPLYFLIGSFGGPNRSYAAVKFLIYNLVGGLLMLASIVGLYVVSARQGDASFLLSDLQNLDFSTNTERLLFLGFMAAFAIKAPLWPLHTWLPDAAGQATPGTSVLMVSVIDKIGTFGMIRWCLGLFPGASDWASPVVIVLAVISILYGALLAIGQDDIRRLIAFTSVSHFGFIILGIFAFTTTSMAGSTLYMFNHGLSTAVLFLVTGMMIARRGSARISDFGGVQKIAPIMSGVLLIAGLSSLSLPGLAPFVSEFLVLAGTFTVSIPAAAFATLGIVLAALYILIMYQRVMTGPLREGNEGVHDLGHREMASLTPAIILIVGLGFFPQPLLNVINPAIDDVVSHIGQGDPAPKTPTSIGDAGTTEGGHE; translated from the coding sequence ATGATCCTCTCGATCCTCGCCGCGACTCCGATCGCGGGAGCGTTGATTCTCGCGCTCCTGCCTCGTGAGGCCGCGCCCCATCATCGGGCGAAGTTCGTCGCACTCGGCGTCTCCCTGATCACCCTGGCCATCTCGCTGGTCGTGATGGCTCGCTTCGACCAAGGCGCTGGCGGCTACCAGCTGACCGAGCAGCACACCTGGATCAAGGTCTTCGGGGCCTACTACTCGCTCGGGGTCAATGGCATCGGCATCACGCTGATCCTGCTGACCACGATCCTGACCCCGATCGTGATCCTTGCAGCGTTCGGCGATCGGCTGCCTGACCCCAAGAGCACCAACGCGTACTTCGCATGGATGCTCGCGGTCGAGGGCCTGGCGATCGGCGCGTTCGCCGCCACTGATGCGTTCTTGTTCTACGTCCTGTTCGAGGCGACGCTGATCCCGCTGTACTTCCTGATCGGCTCGTTCGGCGGCCCCAACCGGTCGTACGCCGCGGTCAAGTTCTTGATCTACAACTTGGTCGGCGGCTTGCTGATGCTGGCCTCGATCGTGGGTCTGTACGTCGTGAGCGCCCGCCAGGGCGACGCGTCGTTCCTGCTCAGCGATCTGCAGAACCTCGACTTCAGCACCAACACCGAGCGGTTGCTGTTCCTCGGCTTCATGGCCGCGTTCGCGATCAAGGCGCCGCTGTGGCCGCTCCACACGTGGTTGCCCGATGCCGCCGGTCAGGCGACGCCCGGCACCTCGGTGCTGATGGTCAGCGTGATCGACAAGATCGGCACGTTCGGCATGATCCGTTGGTGCCTCGGGCTGTTCCCGGGTGCCTCCGACTGGGCCAGTCCCGTCGTCATCGTGCTCGCGGTCATCAGCATCCTCTACGGCGCGCTGCTCGCGATCGGTCAGGACGACATCCGGCGGCTCATCGCCTTCACCTCGGTGTCGCACTTCGGCTTCATCATCCTGGGCATCTTCGCGTTCACCACGACCTCGATGGCCGGCTCGACGCTCTACATGTTCAACCATGGTCTCTCGACCGCAGTGCTGTTCCTCGTCACCGGCATGATGATTGCGCGGCGTGGCTCGGCACGGATCTCGGACTTCGGCGGCGTGCAGAAGATCGCCCCGATCATGTCAGGCGTCCTGCTGATCGCGGGCCTCTCGAGTCTCTCGCTGCCGGGTCTCGCGCCATTCGTCTCGGAGTTCCTGGTGCTGGCCGGCACCTTCACGGTGTCGATCCCGGCGGCCGCGTTCGCGACGCTCGGCATCGTCCTGGCGGCGCTCTACATCCTGATCATGTACCAGCGCGTCATGACCGGTCCGCTCCGTGAAGGCAACGAGGGCGTGCACGACCTCGGTCACCGCGAGATGGCGTCGTTGACTCCAGCGATCATCCTGATCGTCGGCCTCGGCTTCTTCCCACAACCACTGCTCAACGTCATCAACCCGGCGATCGACGACGTCGTCAGCCACATCGGCCAGGGTGACCCAGCTCCGAAGACCCCGACCTCCATCGGGGACGCCGGCACGACCGAAGGGGGCCACGAATGA
- the nuoN gene encoding NADH-quinone oxidoreductase subunit NuoN, producing MIASYVTATDMPPISAPHIEYALLAPLFIIAGAAVLGVVVEAFWPRSTRFLAQTILAVVAIIAAFGDTIWVFQDLDVIEGGRLARGTVAAEGSLAIDGPGVFAWGILLIFGLMSMLLFAERRLEGGLSAFTGRAADAPGSAAEAEAVKNRVEHTEVFPLALFALVGMMLFATSNDLLTMFVALEVLSLPLYLLCGLARRRRLLSQEAALKYFLLGAFSSVFFLYGIALAYGFAGSFRLSDIDLAVTNRTGGENMLLAAIALMAVGLLFKIGAAPFHTWTPDVYQGAPTPVTAFMAAGTKAAAFIALLRVFFVAFGGSSWDWRPIIVVIAIITMFLGAVVSISQTDVKRMLAYSSIAHAGFLLVGFVGAYAGAADSNRVTSVSSILFYLTVYGISSIGAFAIVTLVRDSGGETTHLSKWAGLGKKSPLLAGSFALFMLSFAGIPLTGGFIGKWTVFSAAWSGGFWWLVVIGVLVSALAAYFYVRVIVLMFFTDPVGDGPTVAVPSILTTVVIAVAVVVTFGLGIIPGPVLDLAQHAGAFVR from the coding sequence ATGATCGCCTCGTACGTCACCGCGACCGACATGCCCCCCATCTCGGCGCCGCACATCGAGTACGCCCTGCTCGCGCCCTTGTTCATCATCGCCGGCGCCGCGGTGCTCGGCGTGGTCGTGGAGGCCTTCTGGCCGCGATCGACCAGGTTCCTCGCCCAGACGATCCTTGCGGTCGTCGCCATCATCGCGGCTTTCGGTGACACCATCTGGGTCTTCCAGGACCTCGACGTCATCGAGGGTGGCCGGTTGGCGCGTGGCACGGTTGCCGCCGAGGGCTCCCTCGCGATCGACGGCCCGGGAGTCTTCGCGTGGGGCATCCTGCTGATCTTCGGACTCATGAGCATGCTGCTGTTCGCTGAGCGCCGACTCGAGGGTGGCCTCAGTGCATTCACCGGCCGCGCCGCCGACGCCCCGGGATCCGCTGCCGAGGCCGAGGCGGTCAAGAACCGCGTCGAGCACACCGAGGTCTTCCCGCTCGCGCTGTTCGCGCTGGTGGGCATGATGCTGTTCGCGACGTCGAACGACCTGCTGACGATGTTCGTCGCACTCGAGGTCCTGAGCCTGCCGCTCTACCTGCTGTGCGGCCTGGCCCGCCGCCGCCGCCTGCTGAGCCAGGAGGCCGCGCTCAAGTACTTCCTGCTCGGCGCCTTCTCATCGGTGTTCTTCCTGTACGGCATCGCGCTGGCCTATGGATTCGCCGGCAGCTTCCGGCTCTCGGACATCGACCTCGCGGTGACGAACCGCACCGGTGGCGAGAACATGCTGCTCGCCGCGATCGCCCTGATGGCGGTCGGCCTGCTGTTCAAGATCGGCGCGGCCCCGTTCCACACCTGGACGCCCGACGTCTACCAGGGCGCACCGACCCCCGTCACGGCGTTCATGGCCGCCGGCACCAAGGCTGCGGCGTTCATCGCGCTCCTCCGGGTGTTCTTCGTGGCCTTCGGCGGGTCGTCATGGGACTGGCGACCGATCATCGTCGTCATCGCGATCATCACGATGTTCCTCGGCGCGGTCGTCTCGATCTCGCAGACCGACGTCAAGCGCATGCTGGCGTACTCCTCGATCGCCCATGCGGGCTTCCTGCTCGTCGGCTTCGTCGGCGCCTACGCCGGCGCTGCCGACTCGAACCGGGTCACCTCGGTCTCCAGCATCCTGTTCTACCTCACGGTCTACGGGATCTCCTCGATCGGCGCGTTCGCGATCGTTACCCTCGTGCGCGACTCCGGAGGCGAGACGACCCACTTGTCCAAGTGGGCCGGTCTCGGCAAGAAGTCGCCACTGCTCGCAGGCTCGTTCGCCCTGTTCATGCTGTCGTTCGCGGGTATTCCGCTCACGGGTGGCTTCATCGGCAAGTGGACGGTCTTCAGCGCAGCATGGTCCGGCGGCTTCTGGTGGCTCGTCGTGATCGGCGTGCTCGTGAGTGCGCTCGCGGCCTACTTCTACGTGCGTGTCATCGTCCTGATGTTCTTCACCGACCCGGTCGGGGACGGCCCGACCGTCGCGGTCCCGAGCATCCTGACTACCGTGGTCATCGCCGTCGCTGTGGTGGTCACGTTCGGACTCGGTATCATTCCGGGACCGGTGCTTGATCTTGCTCAGCACGCGGGCGCCTTCGTGCGTTGA